The proteins below come from a single Tissierella sp. MB52-C2 genomic window:
- a CDS encoding tetronasin resistance protein, with amino-acid sequence MMKEKFARWNILFVQYLKRDWKKVIIWILGLGLFASAFIPAFEEIAKGEGLIGMYETLQNPAMISIVGPTPIETASDYTLGAMYAHEMLLFCSLFAMTISMLHVIGHTRKEEDLGLTELVRSFQIGRQANSLAVIAETVFINILLVLFISGVMMSFGADTISGKGSFLFGTSIGVAGIIGAVIALVMAQIMPVSSAATGSSLGIMGLLYIIRAGTDISNVNLSMINPLGWTYLTYPFTENNLDPIIFALIFSIITIIIAFVLEGGRDMGAGYLPEREGRANAKESLLSVHGLFIKLNKGIIISWLIAFLILGAAYGAIYGDMQSFLESNEMMKQMFTHSGISIEESFTGTIMMFMIGLVTILPITIVNKLFSEEKNLYLSQIYGTKVKRSQLYWTSVSLAIVVAIIGVLLVAGSLGGTAISVMKDDSMEIYDFFAIGYNSLPSVLIFIGLAALSLGWIPVLGKMVYVYLVYSFLLNYFEGILDLPKWFIKTSPQGWLPKMPMEDFDIKIFIIITVISVLLMIIGYYGYNRRDMIEGA; translated from the coding sequence ATGATGAAAGAAAAATTTGCGCGTTGGAATATACTATTTGTACAATATTTAAAACGTGATTGGAAGAAAGTCATTATTTGGATTTTAGGTCTTGGTTTGTTTGCATCTGCTTTTATTCCAGCCTTTGAAGAAATTGCAAAAGGAGAAGGATTGATAGGGATGTACGAAACTTTACAAAATCCCGCTATGATATCTATAGTAGGGCCTACACCAATTGAAACAGCAAGTGATTATACTTTAGGGGCAATGTATGCACATGAAATGCTTCTATTTTGTAGTCTATTTGCAATGACAATATCTATGTTACATGTAATAGGGCATACGCGTAAAGAAGAAGATCTTGGTCTGACAGAACTTGTGCGTTCATTTCAAATTGGTCGTCAAGCAAACTCTCTTGCTGTAATAGCAGAGACAGTTTTTATAAATATTCTATTAGTACTTTTTATCAGTGGTGTAATGATGAGTTTTGGTGCTGATACTATTTCAGGTAAAGGTTCCTTTCTATTTGGAACTTCCATTGGAGTGGCAGGTATTATAGGAGCTGTAATAGCCCTTGTTATGGCACAAATTATGCCAGTATCATCGGCGGCGACAGGGTCTTCCCTTGGGATTATGGGACTTCTTTATATTATTCGTGCAGGAACGGATATTTCTAACGTTAATCTATCTATGATAAACCCTTTAGGATGGACTTATTTAACTTATCCTTTTACAGAAAATAACTTAGACCCAATTATTTTTGCTTTAATTTTTAGTATAATTACGATAATAATTGCTTTTGTCCTCGAAGGAGGACGTGATATGGGAGCTGGATATCTTCCTGAAAGAGAAGGCAGAGCAAATGCAAAGGAATCTTTATTATCTGTTCATGGTTTATTTATTAAGCTTAATAAAGGTATTATTATTAGTTGGCTAATTGCATTTCTTATTCTAGGAGCTGCATATGGTGCTATTTATGGAGATATGCAAAGTTTTCTCGAAAGCAATGAAATGATGAAACAGATGTTTACTCATTCAGGTATTTCCATTGAAGAATCATTTACAGGTACAATTATGATGTTTATGATTGGTTTGGTTACAATATTACCGATTACCATTGTTAATAAACTTTTTTCCGAAGAAAAAAACTTATATTTAAGTCAGATTTATGGTACTAAAGTGAAGCGTAGTCAGCTTTACTGGACCAGTGTTTCTTTGGCAATTGTAGTAGCCATAATAGGAGTTTTATTAGTCGCTGGTAGTCTTGGCGGGACTGCTATTAGTGTTATGAAAGATGATTCTATGGAGATATATGATTTTTTTGCTATTGGCTATAATTCCCTACCATCTGTATTAATATTCATCGGTCTAGCAGCCTTATCCCTTGGTTGGATACCCGTACTAGGCAAAATGGTTTACGTTTATCTAGTATACTCTTTTTTATTAAATTATTTTGAAGGTATATTGGATTTACCTAAATGGTTTATAAAAACATCTCCTCAGGGCTGGTTACCTAAAATGCCAATGGAAGACTTTGATATTAAGATTTTTATTATAATAACTGTAATTAGCGTTCTTTTAATGATAATAGGTTATTATGGTTATAATAGAAGAGATATGATTGAAGGAGCTTAG
- a CDS encoding Cache 3/Cache 2 fusion domain-containing protein, whose protein sequence is MKINKTKLIAYCGMIALLASMIVGLLGFSNSTKNINDIKNQLLKKHVENNINLTMKYINNSYGTLTQGDGTLLDSDGNSIEGRFGVVDTVLEDLGDKSTIFVKVKDDFKRISTNIMFDENERAIDTFLGTDHNAYQTVINGELYIGEAEILGESYYTAYQPIKDKNNNVIGLLFVGMPTKTLDNIVKSHDAEMSKINILIIVLRAISLGSLIALVSASVVGTKFNIAKTHTSEEFSDISE, encoded by the coding sequence ATGAAAATTAACAAAACAAAGTTAATAGCATATTGTGGGATGATAGCCTTGTTAGCTAGTATGATTGTAGGTTTATTAGGATTTTCAAACAGTACAAAAAATATAAATGATATTAAAAATCAATTGTTAAAAAAGCATGTTGAAAATAATATAAATTTAACAATGAAATATATCAATAATTCTTATGGTACATTAACTCAAGGAGATGGAACCTTGCTTGATAGTGATGGTAACAGTATAGAAGGTAGATTTGGGGTGGTAGACACTGTATTAGAAGATTTAGGAGATAAGTCTACTATTTTTGTTAAAGTTAAAGATGACTTTAAAAGAATTTCAACAAATATTATGTTTGATGAAAACGAAAGGGCAATAGACACATTTTTAGGTACTGACCATAATGCATATCAAACAGTAATAAATGGTGAATTGTATATAGGGGAGGCAGAAATACTAGGTGAAAGTTATTATACGGCCTACCAGCCTATAAAAGATAAAAATAACAATGTAATAGGGTTATTGTTTGTAGGTATGCCAACAAAAACATTGGATAATATTGTAAAATCACATGATGCAGAAATGAGTAAAATCAACATATTAATTATTGTATTAAGAGCTATCTCATTAGGCTCACTAATTGCATTGGTCAGTGCATCAGTGGTGGGTACAAAATTTAATATTGCCAAGACACATACATCAGAGGAATTTTCTGATATATCTGAGTAA
- a CDS encoding BMC domain-containing protein, translated as MNILERKIFESVPGKQVTLAHIIANPDDRIFEKLGLNDEKYHAIGILTITPPEVAIIAVDIAKKTAPIKIGFVDRFSGSVFILGDVSAIQSAMEQVVTSLRDLMQFSVPKITRT; from the coding sequence ATGAATATATTAGAAAGAAAGATATTTGAATCAGTACCAGGAAAACAAGTGACGTTGGCACATATCATAGCAAATCCAGATGATCGAATCTTTGAAAAATTAGGCTTAAATGACGAAAAGTATCATGCAATTGGTATTTTAACCATAACTCCACCAGAGGTTGCAATTATCGCTGTGGATATAGCTAAGAAGACTGCACCTATTAAAATAGGATTTGTTGATAGATTCAGTGGATCTGTATTTATTTTAGGAGATGTATCAGCTATACAATCTGCTATGGAACAGGTTGTCACTTCTTTAAGAGATCTTATGCAGTTTTCTGTCCCCAAAATAACAAGAACTTAA
- a CDS encoding EutP/PduV family microcompartment system protein, whose amino-acid sequence MKKIMLIGSVGSGKTTLCQRIQGETIKYKKTQSVEFYSQMIDTPGEFVLHRRFYSALQMMAASSDVIGFVCSVTELGQTFSPYFAQNFTKPCIGIITKIDLAPNEEAIINAEKRLELAGVDKIFRLSAVEDEGVAELIAYLSKEEE is encoded by the coding sequence ATGAAAAAAATTATGTTAATTGGATCAGTTGGAAGTGGGAAAACTACCCTTTGCCAAAGAATTCAAGGAGAGACAATTAAATATAAAAAAACACAATCAGTTGAGTTCTATTCTCAGATGATAGATACACCAGGTGAATTTGTCTTGCATAGAAGATTCTATAGTGCTTTACAAATGATGGCTGCTAGTTCAGATGTTATTGGATTCGTTTGCAGCGTGACGGAATTAGGCCAGACATTTTCACCCTATTTTGCACAAAATTTTACGAAACCATGTATAGGAATTATTACAAAGATAGATTTAGCACCAAATGAAGAAGCTATTATAAATGCTGAGAAAAGATTAGAGTTAGCAGGTGTTGACAAAATCTTTCGTCTCTCAGCTGTTGAAGATGAAGGAGTAGCAGAGTTGATAGCTTATCTTTCTAAGGAGGAGGAATAA
- a CDS encoding cob(I)yrinic acid a,c-diamide adenosyltransferase, producing the protein MQIYTRTGDKGYTKIIGGIQLAKDSERIKAYGTIDELNSFVGYAITLIKNNDLLKKELTQIQQYLFDCGNDLATPAGKGTYRVTSDLTEWIEKCIDDYADIPKEVESFILPGGSQAASILHICRTIARRAEREIVTFQWTNDMNEEVLTFINRLSDYFFSLARVVNANEGIEDVLYERSGKVFHIDLKKEDL; encoded by the coding sequence TTGCAAATTTATACTAGAACTGGTGATAAAGGATACACTAAGATAATCGGCGGCATTCAATTAGCAAAAGATAGTGAACGTATAAAAGCATATGGAACTATTGATGAATTAAATAGTTTTGTAGGATATGCTATTACACTTATAAAAAACAATGATTTGTTGAAGAAGGAATTGACACAGATCCAACAGTATTTATTTGATTGTGGCAACGATTTAGCAACACCAGCAGGAAAAGGAACGTACCGAGTTACATCTGATTTGACAGAGTGGATTGAAAAATGTATTGATGATTATGCAGATATTCCTAAAGAAGTGGAGTCTTTTATTTTGCCAGGTGGTTCACAAGCAGCAAGCATTTTACATATTTGTAGAACAATTGCTAGAAGAGCAGAAAGAGAGATAGTAACGTTCCAATGGACTAATGATATGAATGAAGAGGTTTTGACATTTATTAATCGCTTATCGGATTACTTTTTTTCATTAGCACGTGTTGTAAATGCAAATGAAGGTATAGAAGATGTACTTTATGAAAGAAGTGGAAAGGTATTTCATATAGATTTGAAAAAAGAAGATTTATAA
- a CDS encoding 1-propanol dehydrogenase PduQ, with protein MQKIRFGTTLYIGEESLKRLSDFKNEKILIVTDSFIASSDLLSRIRSYIDSSTEIMVFSEVIPDPPIDNIVAGLEYSKDFPATILLAIGGGSAIDAAKAMFYFGKLTERFNEIRFVAIPTTSGTGSEVTDFSIITDDEKGTKYPLITDEILPDEAILDSGLVAGLPPRQTADTGIDVLTHAIEAYVSTSANDISDALSEKAIRYVFTYLDRAYKDGNDKEAREKMHMASTMAGMAFNIASLGLNHGIAHAAGARWHIPHGRINGILLPNVIRYNAGVIKGNYTKNTTPAANRYAEIARFLGLNAGNAQMGVRSLVNAILALEKRLSIPKSLSEWGVSKEQFESDKNVIAEAALADRCTATNPIAPTREDVISILGKSFI; from the coding sequence ATGCAAAAAATAAGATTTGGAACAACGTTATATATTGGTGAAGAAAGTCTGAAAAGATTATCAGATTTTAAGAATGAAAAGATTTTGATAGTAACAGATTCTTTTATTGCTTCATCAGATTTACTTTCACGCATTAGAAGTTATATTGATAGCAGCACAGAAATAATGGTATTTTCTGAAGTTATTCCAGATCCCCCAATTGATAACATTGTTGCTGGGTTAGAATATAGTAAGGATTTTCCAGCCACCATTTTATTAGCAATAGGTGGTGGCTCTGCCATAGATGCAGCAAAAGCTATGTTTTATTTTGGTAAATTGACTGAGAGATTTAATGAGATACGATTTGTTGCTATTCCTACAACAAGTGGAACAGGCTCAGAGGTTACAGATTTCTCGATTATCACCGATGATGAAAAGGGAACAAAATATCCATTGATTACGGATGAAATATTGCCGGATGAAGCTATTTTAGATTCTGGTCTTGTTGCAGGTTTACCACCTAGGCAAACTGCTGACACGGGTATAGATGTTCTTACTCACGCTATAGAAGCTTATGTTTCCACTAGTGCCAATGATATCTCTGATGCTTTAAGTGAAAAAGCTATACGCTATGTATTCACTTATTTAGATAGGGCTTATAAAGATGGAAATGATAAAGAAGCACGTGAAAAAATGCATATGGCATCAACAATGGCTGGAATGGCCTTTAACATAGCTTCACTAGGGTTAAACCATGGCATAGCACATGCAGCAGGAGCACGTTGGCATATTCCACACGGAAGAATAAATGGTATTTTATTACCAAATGTTATTCGCTATAATGCGGGGGTTATCAAAGGAAATTATACTAAGAATACTACCCCTGCTGCAAATCGATATGCAGAAATCGCTAGATTCTTAGGATTAAATGCTGGAAACGCACAAATGGGTGTACGAAGTTTAGTAAATGCAATCCTTGCACTTGAAAAGAGACTTTCCATTCCAAAGAGTCTTTCTGAATGGGGAGTTAGTAAGGAACAATTTGAATCAGATAAAAATGTAATAGCAGAAGCTGCTCTCGCAGATCGTTGTACAGCAACAAACCCTATTGCCCCAACTAGAGAAGATGTAATTAGTATTCTAGGGAAATCATTTATATAA
- a CDS encoding BMC domain-containing protein yields the protein MEGNERIIQEYVPGKQITVAHVIAKADSEIYQKMGIVQSGNEAVGILTITPSEASIIAVDIATKAAEIEIGFVDRFSGAVVIIGDVSSVKIALENILETMESLLNFTVVPLSST from the coding sequence TTGGAGGGAAATGAAAGAATTATACAGGAATATGTTCCTGGTAAACAAATCACTGTTGCACATGTTATTGCAAAGGCTGATTCAGAAATATATCAGAAGATGGGGATAGTACAATCTGGAAATGAAGCAGTGGGCATTTTAACCATAACACCAAGTGAAGCATCAATTATCGCTGTTGATATAGCAACAAAAGCTGCTGAAATAGAAATTGGTTTTGTTGATAGATTTTCAGGTGCAGTGGTCATAATAGGGGATGTTTCCTCAGTTAAGATTGCTTTAGAAAATATTTTAGAAACTATGGAAAGTCTTTTAAATTTTACAGTTGTACCTTTATCTAGCACTTAA
- the eutA gene encoding ethanolamine ammonia-lyase reactivating factor EutA, which produces MSETLLSVGIDIGTSTTQLILSELSIENMASVFTIPRVSITDKKVIFKSDIIFTPILENNLIDSDGIKAFVEQQYKRAGITKSDIQTGAVIITGETVRKENAQTVAKALSGFAGDFVVATAGPDLESIIAGKGAGTCSYSEKQHTTAVNLDIGGGTTNLAVFNDGDIEDTACFDIGGRLIKADTNEIISYISPKVKEIIKREALDIHINEKINLKELDKLLDIFVQVLENSIGLGKKSPYFDLLITNKPLKTKLQIKCISFSGGVADGITKESLQNPFAYGDIGLLLGKKISGSLLMTSLKVIPTVETIRATVVGAGSHTTDVSGSTITYKEDILPLKNIPILQLSKDDESTYNCGNLGNIIQEKVKWFMVGGEVQIIGLGVEGVHSPSFQFIQGLAKEIIKGLDLLIQEKLPLVIIVKEDMAKALGHSLYAHLPKNYPFVCIDSIHVRNGDYIDIGKPIAEGSVLPVVVKTLVFS; this is translated from the coding sequence ATGTCAGAAACTTTATTAAGCGTTGGTATTGATATTGGAACATCAACAACACAATTAATTTTATCAGAACTTTCAATTGAAAATATGGCATCAGTTTTTACAATTCCAAGGGTTTCCATTACGGATAAAAAGGTGATATTTAAAAGTGATATTATCTTTACTCCTATATTAGAAAACAATCTAATAGATTCTGATGGGATAAAGGCATTTGTAGAGCAGCAATACAAAAGAGCAGGTATTACAAAATCAGATATTCAGACTGGGGCAGTAATTATAACTGGGGAAACAGTTCGAAAGGAAAATGCCCAGACAGTTGCTAAAGCTTTAAGTGGCTTTGCTGGAGATTTTGTTGTGGCAACAGCTGGCCCTGATTTAGAGAGTATTATTGCCGGAAAAGGAGCGGGCACTTGTTCCTATTCTGAAAAACAACATACAACGGCGGTAAACCTTGATATTGGAGGCGGGACAACAAATCTAGCAGTATTTAACGATGGGGATATTGAGGATACGGCTTGCTTTGATATTGGGGGTCGCCTGATAAAGGCGGATACCAATGAAATTATTAGTTATATTTCCCCAAAAGTAAAGGAAATCATCAAAAGAGAAGCTTTAGATATTCATATAAATGAGAAGATAAATCTTAAGGAATTAGATAAACTTTTAGATATATTTGTACAGGTACTGGAAAACAGCATTGGATTAGGTAAAAAGAGTCCTTATTTTGACTTGCTGATAACCAACAAACCATTGAAGACAAAGCTGCAGATTAAATGTATTTCATTTTCAGGTGGTGTAGCAGATGGTATTACAAAAGAAAGTTTACAAAATCCCTTTGCATATGGTGATATTGGACTTTTGTTAGGTAAGAAAATAAGTGGTTCACTCCTTATGACATCCCTTAAGGTAATTCCAACTGTAGAAACCATTCGTGCAACTGTAGTAGGAGCGGGATCACACACCACTGATGTTTCTGGAAGTACAATCACCTATAAAGAAGATATACTTCCACTTAAGAATATTCCAATTTTACAGTTATCCAAAGATGATGAAAGTACGTATAATTGTGGGAATTTAGGAAATATTATTCAAGAAAAAGTAAAATGGTTCATGGTAGGCGGGGAAGTGCAAATTATTGGATTAGGTGTAGAAGGTGTACATAGCCCATCTTTCCAATTTATTCAAGGTTTGGCAAAAGAAATAATAAAGGGTTTAGATTTGTTGATTCAGGAGAAATTACCACTGGTTATTATAGTAAAAGAAGATATGGCAAAGGCACTGGGACATAGCCTTTATGCACATCTTCCTAAAAATTATCCATTTGTATGTATAGACAGTATTCATGTACGAAATGGAGATTATATCGATATTGGAAAGCCCATTGCAGAAGGTTCTGTTTTACCAGTAGTAGTAAAGACATTAGTATTTAGTTAA
- a CDS encoding ethanolamine ammonia-lyase subunit EutB, translating to MILKTKLFGKTYQFSSVMEVMGKANEEKSGDNLAGVAADSAEERVAAKTVLSQLKLSDLFNNPAVPYEKDEVTRIIIDNVNLKTYEKIKNWTVAELREWILNSNTTNYDIHRISNGLTSEMVAAVAKIMSNLDLIVGAQKITITKTANTTIGIPGTFSTRLQPNHPTDNVDGIMASVMEGLSMGAGDAVIGLNPVDDTTESVKRILHKFNDFINEWEIPTQHVVLAHVATQMEAMEQGAPTGLVFQSIAGSQKGNAAFGISAKMLSEAKDMALKLGTAVGPNVMYFETGQGAELSADAHNGVDQLTMEARCYGFAKYFDPFLVNTVVGFIGPEYLYDSKQVIRAGLEDHFMGKLTGISMGCDVCYTNHMKADQNDAENLTVLLATAGVNFIMAIPNGDDVMLNYQTTGYHEGASIRQLLNKRTIKEFDQWLEKMGFSENGRLTSKAGDASVFLKH from the coding sequence ATGATTTTAAAGACAAAGCTTTTTGGAAAAACCTATCAATTTTCATCTGTAATGGAAGTTATGGGGAAGGCTAATGAAGAAAAATCCGGAGATAATTTAGCTGGAGTTGCGGCAGATAGCGCTGAAGAAAGAGTTGCAGCTAAAACTGTTCTATCGCAATTAAAGCTTTCAGATTTATTTAACAACCCTGCAGTGCCATATGAAAAGGATGAGGTAACACGGATTATTATTGATAATGTTAATCTTAAAACCTATGAAAAAATTAAAAATTGGACAGTAGCTGAATTAAGAGAATGGATTTTAAATAGCAATACGACAAACTATGATATTCATCGTATATCAAATGGTTTGACTTCTGAAATGGTAGCAGCAGTTGCCAAAATTATGTCCAACTTAGACTTAATAGTGGGAGCTCAAAAGATCACAATAACTAAGACTGCTAATACTACAATTGGTATTCCAGGAACTTTTTCAACTCGTCTACAACCAAATCATCCCACTGATAATGTGGATGGTATCATGGCATCGGTTATGGAAGGCCTATCCATGGGAGCAGGAGATGCAGTAATAGGCCTAAATCCTGTAGACGATACAACAGAAAGTGTAAAGCGTATTCTTCATAAATTTAATGATTTTATTAATGAGTGGGAAATACCAACACAACACGTTGTTTTAGCTCACGTAGCTACTCAGATGGAAGCAATGGAGCAAGGGGCCCCAACAGGGTTGGTATTCCAATCTATTGCAGGATCTCAAAAAGGAAATGCAGCTTTTGGTATTTCTGCAAAGATGCTTTCAGAAGCAAAGGACATGGCTTTGAAGTTGGGTACAGCAGTAGGGCCAAATGTTATGTATTTTGAGACAGGTCAAGGTGCAGAACTTTCTGCTGATGCTCATAATGGTGTAGATCAACTGACTATGGAAGCTAGATGTTATGGGTTTGCAAAATATTTTGATCCATTCCTTGTTAATACAGTTGTTGGATTTATTGGACCAGAATATCTGTATGACTCTAAGCAGGTTATCCGTGCAGGTCTAGAGGATCATTTTATGGGGAAATTAACTGGTATTTCCATGGGTTGTGATGTTTGTTACACCAACCATATGAAGGCAGATCAAAATGATGCTGAAAACTTAACAGTTTTACTTGCAACAGCTGGTGTAAACTTTATTATGGCTATTCCAAATGGTGATGATGTTATGTTGAATTATCAAACCACAGGCTACCATGAGGGTGCATCAATTAGACAATTATTAAATAAACGAACAATAAAAGAATTTGACCAATGGTTAGAGAAAATGGGATTCAGTGAAAATGGACGTTTAACTTCTAAAGCTGGTGATGCATCTGTATTCTTGAAGCATTAA
- the eutC gene encoding ethanolamine ammonia-lyase subunit EutC, producing MDELNLKEMIKSILNEMVDEVSPVINSSTTKASVDTMQSIKPQEVEEGFIPDITGVDIRKQFLVPDPVDKEGYLKMKSYTPARLGLWRAGTRYMTEPSLRFRADHAAAQDAVFSYVSEDLIKELGFVEVATKCKDKDEYITRPDLGRRFSSEAINTIKGAVQPNQKVQVIVGDGLSSAAIEANIRDILPSLRQGLKMFGLDFGEVVFIKHCRVPAMDQIGEATGADVICLLIGERPGLVTSESMSAYIAYKPTIGMPEARRTVVSNIHRQGTPAVEAGAYIAEIIKKMLDNKASGLDLKEK from the coding sequence ATGGATGAATTAAACTTAAAAGAAATGATTAAATCAATTTTAAATGAAATGGTAGATGAAGTATCACCAGTTATAAATAGTTCAACTACAAAAGCGAGTGTAGACACAATGCAATCTATTAAGCCTCAGGAAGTTGAAGAGGGATTTATACCAGACATTACAGGAGTAGATATTCGGAAGCAATTTTTAGTACCAGATCCAGTAGATAAAGAAGGGTATTTAAAAATGAAATCCTATACACCAGCTCGTTTGGGATTATGGAGGGCAGGTACAAGATATATGACGGAACCTAGTCTTCGATTCCGTGCTGACCATGCTGCTGCCCAGGATGCTGTATTTTCCTATGTTAGTGAAGATTTAATTAAAGAGCTTGGATTTGTAGAGGTTGCTACTAAATGCAAGGATAAAGATGAATATATTACACGTCCAGATTTAGGCCGTAGGTTTTCAAGTGAAGCAATAAATACAATAAAAGGGGCTGTGCAACCAAATCAGAAAGTGCAAGTTATCGTTGGTGATGGCCTAAGTTCAGCAGCAATAGAGGCAAATATTAGAGATATTTTACCTTCTTTGCGACAAGGACTTAAGATGTTTGGACTTGACTTTGGAGAGGTTGTTTTTATAAAACATTGTCGTGTACCAGCCATGGATCAAATTGGTGAAGCAACAGGAGCTGATGTTATCTGTCTTTTAATCGGAGAAAGACCAGGCCTTGTTACATCAGAATCTATGAGCGCATACATAGCTTATAAACCAACCATTGGTATGCCAGAAGCTAGAAGAACGGTAGTTTCCAATATTCACAGACAAGGAACCCCAGCAGTAGAAGCAGGAGCATATATTGCTGAAATTATCAAAAAAATGCTAGATAACAAAGCGTCTGGATTAGATTTGAAAGAAAAATAA
- the eutL gene encoding ethanolamine utilization microcompartment protein EutL gives MKNERLGANVLSVKIIPNVDDGLAKELKLAPNQKSLGIITSDSDDVTYVALDEATKASDVAVVYARSMYAGAANASTKLAGEVIGILAGPSPSEIRSGLDRAIEVIENEASFYSANDDNSIIYFAHPVSRTGSYLSKGANVKEGEAIAYLIAPPLEAIVAIDAALKAADVKMSVFYGPPSETNFAGALLTGSQSACKAACEAFAKAVEAVADSPTSY, from the coding sequence ATGAAAAATGAACGATTAGGTGCAAATGTTCTAAGCGTAAAAATCATTCCAAATGTTGATGATGGATTGGCAAAGGAATTAAAATTAGCACCAAACCAAAAAAGTTTAGGGATTATCACATCTGATTCTGATGATGTAACATATGTAGCATTAGATGAAGCAACGAAGGCATCAGATGTAGCAGTTGTATATGCAAGAAGTATGTATGCTGGAGCTGCTAATGCTTCTACAAAATTAGCAGGAGAAGTTATTGGAATTTTAGCAGGTCCAAGTCCATCAGAGATACGAAGTGGTCTAGATCGTGCTATTGAGGTAATAGAAAATGAAGCTAGCTTTTATAGTGCAAATGATGATAATTCAATAATTTATTTTGCCCATCCTGTATCGAGAACAGGTTCTTATCTTTCAAAAGGAGCAAATGTTAAAGAAGGAGAAGCCATTGCGTATTTAATAGCACCACCACTTGAAGCAATTGTAGCTATTGATGCGGCTTTGAAAGCTGCTGATGTAAAAATGAGTGTATTTTATGGACCACCATCTGAAACAAACTTTGCAGGAGCATTACTAACAGGGTCACAATCTGCTTGTAAGGCAGCATGTGAAGCATTTGCTAAAGCTGTGGAAGCCGTTGCTGATAGCCCAACCAGTTATTAG